The DNA window AAAAGTTCAGAGTTCAAGCTTTAGCTTGCCATGATTTTCCGAAGTTGGTTTTATGTTTATGTCAGTGAGTCGTCAGTAGTCAGTAGTTCACTAAGGGGGGCGTTAAAAAATAAGTTCCTGAGAGCGCGGTCACCCTTTTACATCCAGGTTTTTGGTTTTGCACCGCGAAGCGTTGCAGTTCGGATAGCCGGTCGGTTGGCCGCCGCCCACGCCCCGCAGGGCGCGGGCGAAGCGGGGAGGGATCGGGGGGAACGAACCGTTTCCCGGTGGTAGCTCCCAAAACCTCGCAACCGACCGGCTATCCGAACGGCAGCCCTTCGGGATGCTCAATCCAAATACCCGTTCCCCAAACGAAAACGGGAAGTTGATTTTTAACGCTTCCTAAGTTCATTTGATGGAATTATTTGACTATTTCCAAATCAAGAACTCCCAGGGAAAATGGTACGATGCTGGAATTTTGACGATCAGAGATCTGAAAGCGGAGTAGGGAAAATGCCAGCTTACAACCAGTCATCCAACGAAGTCACCTTCAAAATTGTCTACTTTGGCCCTGGACTGGCAGGGAAAACCACAAATATTCAATACATCCATAGCTGCAACATACCTCAATCTGAAGGAAAAATAGTTAGAAAATATAAAGAAGACCTGGGGCATATTTTGTCTTGCGAGTTTTATCCTCAGATTTCTTTTCAGGGTTACAATGTCAAATTCCACCTGATGGCCAGAGTAGGGAATTTATTCTATTTAACTGGTTGGCCATATGTTCTACAAAACGTTGATGGAATTGTATTTGTAGCTGATAGCCAACTACTGCGAATGGATGCAAACCTGGAACTGCGAGAGCTTTTGGAAAAATTACTGACGCAAAATAATATAAATTTTCACCGCCTGCCATTTGTCTTACAATTGAACAAACGGGATTGTGATGAAATTGCCCCGGTTGCTGAAATGCTCCAATTATTAAACCAGAGGCAAGGCCCGTATTTTGAAGCAATTGCTTGTCAGGGAATTGGAGTCGTGGAAAGCCTTCAATCGGTTGTCCGGCAGATCATGGGCCAGGAACGAAGTGCAATTCAATGATTCAGTTTCAGTTATTTTGAGCCGCCTTGGGGGAAACGGAGATGGACATTTCAATGTTGATTCAGGAAGGCGAACGGTTATCCAGACCGGCGATTTTACTTTCAACGAAAGCTCAAACAGCCAGTCAAGTTGTGGGTATTTGGGGTGGGAAAGGGTACCGAGCCGTTCTCCAACTTGGGCATTATCGTGGTGGCTCCCACTGGATCACACTGGATACCGGGCTGTTCAATCAAGTAGGGCTTCACTATCGAAACCAGCCATATCGTGGAACATTGAGTGTTTTTGAAAATCAGAAATGGGCCAGGCCCTTTCACG is part of the Acidobacteriota bacterium genome and encodes:
- a CDS encoding GTPase domain-containing protein, with the translated sequence MPAYNQSSNEVTFKIVYFGPGLAGKTTNIQYIHSCNIPQSEGKIVRKYKEDLGHILSCEFYPQISFQGYNVKFHLMARVGNLFYLTGWPYVLQNVDGIVFVADSQLLRMDANLELRELLEKLLTQNNINFHRLPFVLQLNKRDCDEIAPVAEMLQLLNQRQGPYFEAIACQGIGVVESLQSVVRQIMGQERSAIQ